One stretch of Toxoplasma gondii ME49 chromosome XI, whole genome shotgun sequence DNA includes these proteins:
- a CDS encoding hypothetical protein (encoded by transcript TGME49_312245), which yields MHAVQLLRRQRVEGVRVGTAALSFALATLVHSAKQTSWTDAAPSTWLSRDSKPFSLLPPCSRRQCGDSATQRRLGCKRPKKAVKKSWKTKIEQSRRNKGEKWREQLPAEKTRGGRQSRRPRQRRQRDRAGRREARRHCLCPSLGGALKVFQRGLRLPLGEFRFRFPPSCFLPVEFFASSFLVSQGQKEAATTGDQSERKPQVKGRSKMNFDSPLSPFSVLLPASLYRLGRPGETPSHAGDPSLASRRLSL from the exons atgcatgcagttcagcttcttcgtcgtcagcGTGTGGAGGGCGTCCGAGTGGGGACTGccgctctctcgttcgcACTTGCGACTCTTGTGCATTCGGCGAAGCAGACAA GCTGGACAGACGCAGCTCCTTCAACTTGGCTTTCGCGCGACTCAAAACCATTTTCACTTCTCCCACCGTGCTCACGGAGACAgtgcggagacagcgcgacaCAACGTCGTCTGGGGTGCAAGaggccgaagaaggcggTGAAGAAGTCTTGGAAGACAAAAATTGAGCAAAGCAGGCGAAACAAGGGGGAGAAGTGGAGGGAGCAGCTGccggcggagaagacgagaggaggtCGACAGTCGCGTCGtccgagacaaagaagacagagagaccgagcaggaaggagagaggctcGCCGTCACTGTCTGTGTCCATCTCTAGGAGGCGCGTTAAAAGTTTTTCAGCGAGGCCTGCGTCTGCCACTTGGAGAGTTCCGGTTTCGCTTTCCCCCTTCCTGCTTCCTTCCAGTTGAGTTCTTTGCGTCcagtttcctcgtctcccaaGGACAGAAGGAGGCCGCGACAACTGGAGACCAAAGTGAGAGGAAGCCGCAGGTGAAGGGGAGGAGCAAGATGAACTTCGACTCTCCTCTGTcacctttctctgttcttctccctgcctctctgtACCGTCTCGGCCGTCCAGGAGAAACACCGTCGCATGCTGGCGATCCGTCACTAGCCAGTCGGCGACTCTCTCTATAA
- the POLR3K gene encoding DNA-directed RNA polymerase III RPC11 (encoded by transcript TGME49_312250~Gene product name based on ToxoDB Community Expert Annotation.) has protein sequence MALFCPTCHNMLLVRQEVTMQFHCRTCPYVFNIKEKLTRKMPLTPKKADEPLDESQEAARGAKAPASCPKCSHTEAYFYEIQIRSADEPMTAFYCCCNCRFRWREN, from the exons ATGGCGCTGTTTTGCCCTACATGTCACAACATGCTGCTGGTGCGGCAAGAAGTCACCATGCAGTTCCACTGCAGAACATGTCCCTACGTCTTCAACATCAAAGAAAAACTGACTCGGAAAATGCCTCTGACTCCAAAAAAGGCCGACGAACCTCTGGACGAAAGCCAAGAAGCTGCTCGGGGCGCAAAAGCTCCAG cTTCTTGTCCCAAGTGCTCGCACACAGAAGCGTATTTCTACGAGATCCAGATTCGGTCCGCTGACGAACCGATGACCGCCTTCTACTGCTGTTGCAACTGCCGTTTccggtggagagagaactaA